Proteins from a genomic interval of Chanodichthys erythropterus isolate Z2021 chromosome 6, ASM2448905v1, whole genome shotgun sequence:
- the LOC137021229 gene encoding ubiquitin-conjugating enzyme E2 J2-like isoform X1 translates to MSGGGNRKPPSTATQRLKQDYLRIRKDPVPYICAEPLPSNILEWHFVVRGPEKSPYEGGYYHGKLIFPQEFPFKPPSIYMITPNGRFNCNTRLCLSISDFHPDTWNPAWSVSTILTGLLSFMMENIPTLGSIETSDFTKRQLSAQSLEYNLKDRLFCALFPEVVEEIKMKQRTQRDLSVQLQPLYIPDMRSNRDEDLFGAPPHNGHAVNWEAVARQPPAPRQPDRKLGGALTNLCVIAGFVVCVYTVRFVLHNIGQD, encoded by the exons ATGAGTGGAGGTGGTAACAGGAAACCCCCTTCAACAGCAACACAGCGCCTGAAGCAGGATTACCTCAGGATTAGGAAAGACCCTGTGCCTTACATCTGTGCTGAACCTCTGCCCTCCAATATACTGGAATG GCATTTTGTTGTTCGTGGACCGGAGAAATCCCCTTATGAGG GTGGCTACTATCATGGCAAATTGATATTTCCCCAAGAATTTCCTTTTAAACCTCCTAGTATTTATATGATAACCCCTAATGGGAGATTCAATTGCAACACAAG GCTATGCCTGTCCATAAGTGACTTTCACCCTGACACCTGGAATCCTGCATGGTCAGTCTCTACTATACTCACTGGACTGCTGAGCTTCATGATGGAAAATATTCCCACGTTGGGAAGCATTGAGACATCTGACTTCACT AAAAGACAGCTGTCTGCGCAGAGCTTGGAATACAACCTGAAGGACAGACTTTTCTGTGCACTTTTTCCTGAGGTTGTGGAG GAGATCAAGATGAAGCAAAGGACTCAAAGAGATTTAAGTGTGCAACTCCAGCCTCTATATATTCCAGATATGAGGTCTAATAGAGATGAAGACCTCTTTGGTGCTCCTCCACATAATGGTCATGCGGTCAATTGGGAGGCAGTGGCCCGACAACCACCTGCACCCCGCCAGCCAGATCGAAAGCTCGGGGGAGCGCTTACAAACTTGTGTGTTATAGCTGGCTTTGTTGTCTGTGTCTACACAGTCAGGTTTGTGCTACACAATATAGGCCAGGATTGA
- the LOC137021229 gene encoding ubiquitin-conjugating enzyme E2 J2-like isoform X2, which produces MSGGGNRKPPSTATQRLKQDYLRIRKDPVPYICAEPLPSNILEWHFVVRGPEKSPYEGGYYHGKLIFPQEFPFKPPSIYMITPNGRFNCNTRLCLSISDFHPDTWNPAWSVSTILTGLLSFMMENIPTLGSIETSDFTEIKMKQRTQRDLSVQLQPLYIPDMRSNRDEDLFGAPPHNGHAVNWEAVARQPPAPRQPDRKLGGALTNLCVIAGFVVCVYTVRFVLHNIGQD; this is translated from the exons ATGAGTGGAGGTGGTAACAGGAAACCCCCTTCAACAGCAACACAGCGCCTGAAGCAGGATTACCTCAGGATTAGGAAAGACCCTGTGCCTTACATCTGTGCTGAACCTCTGCCCTCCAATATACTGGAATG GCATTTTGTTGTTCGTGGACCGGAGAAATCCCCTTATGAGG GTGGCTACTATCATGGCAAATTGATATTTCCCCAAGAATTTCCTTTTAAACCTCCTAGTATTTATATGATAACCCCTAATGGGAGATTCAATTGCAACACAAG GCTATGCCTGTCCATAAGTGACTTTCACCCTGACACCTGGAATCCTGCATGGTCAGTCTCTACTATACTCACTGGACTGCTGAGCTTCATGATGGAAAATATTCCCACGTTGGGAAGCATTGAGACATCTGACTTCACT GAGATCAAGATGAAGCAAAGGACTCAAAGAGATTTAAGTGTGCAACTCCAGCCTCTATATATTCCAGATATGAGGTCTAATAGAGATGAAGACCTCTTTGGTGCTCCTCCACATAATGGTCATGCGGTCAATTGGGAGGCAGTGGCCCGACAACCACCTGCACCCCGCCAGCCAGATCGAAAGCTCGGGGGAGCGCTTACAAACTTGTGTGTTATAGCTGGCTTTGTTGTCTGTGTCTACACAGTCAGGTTTGTGCTACACAATATAGGCCAGGATTGA